The Dendropsophus ebraccatus isolate aDenEbr1 chromosome 3, aDenEbr1.pat, whole genome shotgun sequence genome includes a region encoding these proteins:
- the TMEM252 gene encoding transmembrane protein 252: MKIRNRVVTVLRFSLLIIGFCLVCLGAFYVSSSYSCNCRSETIVAYTLMPIGFVLLLIGIFWSTYHEANHKSLFQNVIRHIHSQQQVHIETVDRPDYYPPSYESVIQDITQNSNATCHVNMDTRYFNIPPPLYTENAVEIVDETYVNEEPPPSYEVSVEASTSESLANSEELQETEITNNVEAND, translated from the exons ATGAAGATAAGGAATAGAGTAGTCACAGTGCTCCGGTTTTCTCTCCTGATCATTGGCTTTTGTCTGGTGTGTCTGGGAGCCTTCTATGTATCGTCAAGCTACTCTTGTAACTGTCGAAGCGAGACCATTGTGGCATATACTCTAATGCCTATAGGATTTGTTCTTCTCCTGATTGGGATTTTTTGGAGCACATACCATGAGGCCAACCACAAAAGTCTATTCCAAAATGTCATTAGGCACATTCATAGCCAACAACAAGTCCATATTGAGACTGTAGACAG GCCTGATTATTACCCTCCATCCTATGAAAGTGTGATACAGGACATCACTCAGAATTCTAATGCTACATGTCATGTCAATATGGACACAAGATACTTCaacatccctcctcctctatacactgagaATGCTGTAGAAATTGTGGATGAAACGTATGTAAATGAAGAGCCTCCTCCCTCTTATGAAGTTTCTGTGGAAGCATCCACCTCTGAATCATTAGCCAATTCAGAAGAGTTACAAGAGACTGAAATTACTAATAATGTGGAGGCAAATGACTGA